Proteins co-encoded in one Candidatus Eisenbacteria bacterium genomic window:
- a CDS encoding gamma-glutamyl-gamma-aminobutyrate hydrolase family protein produces MRNGGIERMSKPLIGICPNLRSTEPFGDAYFLYSRYASLISQSGALPVILPLVGNREEARELLERVEGLVLTGGADIDPKHYGQAARHPDRLAPRERTTSDFAYVREAKDRGMAALGICLGAQTLNVAFGGSLLQHIPEDVPGALEHEDEPEGVSPDHPIRIEPGTILARALGVDSATVNSYHHQGIGEVAAGFRVAARSPDGIIEAIERTDHPFFIGVHWHPERMPESEMTRRLLRAFVDATRGAWAKAT; encoded by the coding sequence ATGCGCAACGGGGGTATTGAGCGCATGTCGAAACCGCTCATCGGAATCTGCCCCAACCTGAGATCCACCGAGCCCTTCGGCGACGCCTACTTCCTCTATTCCCGCTACGCCTCGTTGATTTCGCAGAGCGGCGCCTTGCCGGTGATTCTTCCACTCGTCGGGAACCGGGAGGAGGCGCGCGAGCTACTGGAGCGGGTGGAGGGCCTCGTGTTGACCGGCGGCGCCGACATCGATCCGAAGCATTACGGCCAGGCCGCCCGCCACCCCGACCGACTCGCTCCCCGGGAGCGGACGACCTCTGATTTCGCCTACGTGCGCGAGGCGAAAGACCGGGGCATGGCGGCATTGGGGATTTGTCTCGGCGCGCAGACGTTGAACGTCGCGTTCGGCGGGTCGCTGTTGCAACACATACCCGAAGACGTGCCGGGAGCCCTCGAGCATGAGGACGAGCCGGAGGGCGTTTCCCCGGACCATCCGATCCGGATCGAGCCGGGGACGATTCTCGCGCGGGCGCTCGGCGTGGATTCCGCGACGGTGAATTCCTACCACCACCAGGGGATCGGTGAAGTCGCGGCCGGATTCCGCGTCGCGGCGCGAAGCCCGGACGGGATCATCGAGGCGATCGAGCGGACCGATCATCCTTTCTTCATCGGCGTGCACTGGCACCCCGAGCGGATGCCCGAATCGGAGATGACGCGAAGGCTTCTCCGCGCCTTCGTCGACGCCACGCGCGGCGCCTGGGCCAAGGCTACCTAG
- a CDS encoding D-2-hydroxyacid dehydrogenase: MRRLLLGLFHASEAWTIPDEEVERLRRDFPDLEIARAGSKEELGDAVSGAEIVFSWAPGEATVARARRLRWLHAPAAGVGAYLTPSVTQGNIILTNSRGVHAIPIAEHTLGVLVALARRFRTAIADQITTGLDRDRWFAGAGRPHELHGRTLGLFGYGAIGREIARRALAFGMRVLAVRRHPERPPAWEPSLLSALGLPGEEPRVDAVMGPQDLGRMLEASDAVVIAAALTPETQGLFDAAAFGRMKRGAWFVNVARGKIVRERDLEEALRKGWIGGAALDVFETEPLPRESGLYTLDNVILTPHVSGNSTGFWPRAMALFRENLRRDAAGLPLLNRVDAQRGY; encoded by the coding sequence GTGCGGCGGCTTCTCCTCGGCCTGTTCCACGCTTCGGAGGCGTGGACCATTCCGGACGAAGAGGTCGAGCGGTTGCGCCGCGACTTCCCCGATCTCGAGATCGCGCGCGCAGGCTCGAAGGAAGAGCTGGGAGACGCGGTCTCCGGAGCCGAGATCGTCTTTTCGTGGGCTCCCGGTGAAGCCACGGTGGCGCGGGCCCGGCGGCTGCGTTGGCTTCACGCCCCCGCCGCGGGGGTCGGCGCCTACCTCACGCCGAGCGTCACCCAGGGGAACATCATCCTCACCAATTCGCGCGGGGTCCATGCGATTCCCATCGCGGAGCACACGCTCGGGGTCCTCGTCGCGCTCGCGCGCCGGTTCCGGACAGCCATCGCGGATCAGATCACGACCGGCCTGGATCGCGACCGCTGGTTTGCGGGCGCGGGACGACCGCACGAGCTCCACGGGCGGACGCTCGGACTTTTCGGCTACGGCGCGATCGGGCGCGAGATCGCGCGCCGCGCGCTCGCGTTCGGCATGCGCGTCCTCGCCGTTCGCCGGCATCCGGAACGCCCCCCCGCCTGGGAGCCGTCTCTGCTCTCGGCCCTCGGCCTGCCAGGAGAAGAACCGCGCGTCGATGCCGTGATGGGTCCCCAAGATCTGGGCCGCATGCTCGAGGCGTCCGACGCCGTTGTCATCGCGGCCGCGCTCACCCCCGAGACGCAGGGTCTGTTCGACGCGGCCGCGTTCGGGAGGATGAAGCGGGGAGCCTGGTTCGTGAACGTCGCGCGAGGAAAGATCGTGCGCGAGCGGGATCTGGAGGAGGCGCTTCGGAAGGGTTGGATTGGGGGAGCGGCGCTCGACGTCTTCGAGACGGAGCCCTTGCCGCGCGAGAGCGGACTCTATACGCTCGACAACGTGATCCTGACGCCTCACGTTTCGGGCAACTCGACGGGCTTCTGGCCGCGCGCCATGGCGCTCTTCCGTGAAAACCTGCGCCGCGACGCGGCCGGGCTTCCTCTCCTGAACCGGGTCGATGCGCAACGGGGGTATTGA
- a CDS encoding sigma-54-dependent Fis family transcriptional regulator — protein MPDRILIAEDNKNLCRILENALSEAGYEVVVALGGDAAVHEIKSHPFDLVISDMRMPGASGTVVFQEARAQEYQPDVILMTAFGDTREAVRLMRDGAADYILKDFDPEELVTRVGQVLERRRLKQESTVLKGRIETLKEQISLHQFDMIVGQSRAMQDALSLAERVARTDANVLLLGESGTGKEVFAQAIHAASKRSDAPFVPVNCGALPETLLESELFGHERGAFTGAIRTKPGRFEFAEGGTVFLDEIGEVPQSIQVKLLRVLQDRTYVRVGGEEMRRADVRVIAATNRNLEEMIHMGRFREDLYYRLNVFPIRLMPLRDRREDIPALVEFFLKQQERSLEEIAPDALEHLRAYEFPGNIRELQNLIERACILAGTGRIERVHFPIGKTRLTADPAELLSLGLSLDQIEKRLIKEALERAQGNKTKAASLLGISRRALYSRMESHGIPIGGAESEPAD, from the coding sequence ATGCCTGACCGGATCCTGATTGCCGAAGACAACAAGAATCTCTGCCGGATTCTGGAAAACGCGCTGAGCGAAGCGGGGTACGAGGTGGTCGTCGCGCTCGGCGGAGACGCCGCGGTCCACGAGATCAAGTCCCATCCCTTCGATCTCGTGATCTCCGACATGCGCATGCCGGGCGCCTCGGGGACGGTCGTATTCCAGGAAGCGCGCGCGCAGGAGTATCAGCCGGACGTGATCCTCATGACGGCCTTCGGGGACACGAGAGAGGCGGTGCGTCTCATGAGAGACGGAGCCGCCGATTACATTCTCAAGGATTTCGATCCCGAGGAGCTCGTGACCCGCGTGGGGCAGGTGCTCGAGCGGAGGCGGCTCAAGCAGGAATCCACCGTCCTCAAGGGACGCATCGAGACCCTGAAAGAGCAGATCAGCCTCCACCAATTCGACATGATCGTGGGGCAGAGCCGGGCGATGCAGGACGCCCTGAGCTTGGCGGAGCGGGTCGCGCGCACCGATGCAAACGTCCTGCTGCTGGGGGAGAGCGGAACGGGGAAGGAGGTCTTCGCCCAGGCGATCCACGCGGCGAGCAAGCGCTCGGACGCTCCCTTTGTGCCGGTGAATTGCGGCGCTCTCCCGGAGACCCTCCTGGAATCGGAGCTCTTCGGCCATGAGCGGGGCGCGTTCACGGGGGCGATTCGGACCAAGCCGGGCCGCTTCGAGTTCGCCGAAGGGGGCACCGTCTTCCTGGACGAGATCGGCGAGGTACCGCAGAGCATTCAGGTGAAGCTGCTCCGTGTTTTGCAGGATAGAACCTACGTGCGGGTCGGCGGTGAGGAAATGCGCCGCGCCGACGTGCGTGTGATCGCGGCGACCAACCGGAATCTCGAGGAGATGATTCATATGGGAAGATTCCGGGAGGATCTCTACTACCGGCTGAATGTCTTCCCGATCCGCCTGATGCCGCTGCGGGACCGGCGCGAGGACATTCCCGCGCTGGTCGAGTTTTTCCTGAAGCAGCAAGAAAGATCGCTGGAGGAAATCGCCCCCGACGCGCTCGAGCATCTTCGGGCGTACGAGTTTCCCGGAAATATCCGCGAGCTGCAAAACCTGATCGAGCGCGCGTGCATTCTTGCGGGCACCGGAAGGATCGAGCGTGTGCACTTCCCGATCGGGAAAACACGCCTCACGGCGGATCCGGCCGAGCTCCTCTCTCTGGGCTTGAGTCTCGATCAAATTGAGAAGCGCCTCATCAAGGAGGCGCTGGAGCGCGCTCAGGGCAACAAGACCAAAGCGGCGTCGCTCCTGGGGATCTCGCGCCGGGCGCTTTACTCGCGCATGGAGAGTCACGGGATTCCGATCGGGGGAGCCGAATCGGAGCCGGCGGACTGA
- a CDS encoding DUF885 domain-containing protein has product MSSRFTRSLLVLGLALPALAATPSPAPPSSRAKDPLAPGAVSGNPAERAFAALAADYLRGFFAFEPSFATTSGLHRYDSLLEDRSRAAIDGETARTRRVLAGLKRIDAGGLSDSTRIDYDLFSRQVEGHLFDLTEIRRWENDPSTYNYAGGIFSLVARSFAPPEARLRSVIARLRQVPRLLESGKQNIKNPPALFAQFAGEDFEGSIEFLEREVPVAFTAVKDSALLKAYEEAKSAAEAATRDYIKWMREDLTPRAQGSYVLGEERYRKKLHYDEMVDLPLDTLLEVGERELDRLEARYAAAAKRVNPNVGLDELIESMRRDHPSADSLIPYATSLLEDIRSFCITSKFIDVPSEVRCIVRPTPSFAAERSFASLDAPGPFEKRASEAYYNITLPNRTWDSARVEQHLQGYSRWTLPSVSIHESYPGHYVHFLYAKRAPSLVRRTMGCGSFAEGWGLYVEQALVDHGYKKDDPRIEFGMLRWALVRACRFQVGIRVHTRGMTMDEAIALFMQHAHMEEANAEREAYRAAFDPTYIVYTLGALQIRKLRDDVARAEGPGFDLARFHARILSQGALPVALLRRILLRDSGPTL; this is encoded by the coding sequence ATGAGCTCCCGATTTACGCGTAGCTTACTGGTCCTGGGGCTGGCCCTGCCCGCCCTCGCGGCCACGCCGTCACCGGCTCCCCCTTCCTCGCGGGCCAAGGACCCGCTGGCCCCGGGCGCCGTCTCGGGCAACCCCGCCGAGAGGGCGTTCGCCGCGCTCGCCGCCGACTACCTGCGAGGGTTCTTTGCGTTCGAGCCCTCGTTCGCGACAACCTCGGGCCTGCACCGGTACGACTCGCTCCTGGAGGACCGCTCGCGGGCCGCCATCGACGGGGAGACAGCCCGGACCCGCCGCGTGCTCGCCGGGCTGAAGCGGATCGACGCCGGAGGGTTGAGCGACTCCACGCGGATCGACTACGACCTCTTCAGCCGCCAGGTCGAAGGGCATCTCTTCGATCTCACCGAGATCCGCCGTTGGGAGAACGATCCGAGCACGTATAACTACGCGGGGGGCATCTTCTCCCTTGTCGCCCGCAGCTTCGCGCCCCCCGAGGCGCGGCTCCGCTCGGTGATCGCGCGACTCCGGCAGGTGCCGCGCCTTCTCGAGAGCGGGAAACAGAACATCAAGAATCCGCCCGCCCTGTTCGCGCAGTTCGCCGGCGAGGATTTCGAGGGCTCGATCGAATTTCTCGAGCGTGAAGTGCCGGTCGCATTTACCGCCGTCAAGGACTCCGCATTGCTCAAGGCCTACGAGGAGGCGAAGTCGGCGGCGGAGGCGGCGACCCGGGATTACATCAAGTGGATGCGGGAGGATCTCACCCCGCGCGCCCAGGGCTCGTACGTCCTGGGCGAGGAGCGCTATCGCAAGAAGCTCCACTACGACGAGATGGTCGACCTGCCGCTCGATACCCTGCTCGAGGTGGGCGAGCGGGAGCTCGATCGCCTCGAGGCTCGCTACGCGGCCGCGGCCAAGCGGGTGAACCCGAACGTCGGCCTGGACGAGCTGATCGAGTCGATGCGGCGGGACCACCCTTCCGCGGACAGTCTCATTCCCTACGCGACGAGCCTCCTCGAGGATATCCGTTCGTTCTGCATCACCTCCAAGTTCATCGATGTTCCCTCGGAGGTGCGCTGTATCGTGCGGCCGACCCCTTCCTTCGCGGCGGAGCGGTCGTTCGCGAGCCTCGACGCGCCCGGGCCGTTCGAGAAGAGGGCGAGTGAGGCCTATTACAACATCACCCTTCCGAACCGGACCTGGGATTCCGCGCGCGTGGAGCAGCATCTTCAGGGCTACAGCCGATGGACGCTTCCCTCGGTGTCCATTCATGAGTCCTACCCCGGACACTACGTCCACTTCCTCTATGCCAAACGGGCGCCGAGCCTGGTGCGGCGGACCATGGGCTGCGGGAGCTTCGCGGAAGGCTGGGGGCTCTACGTGGAACAGGCGCTCGTGGATCACGGGTACAAGAAGGACGACCCGAGGATCGAGTTCGGAATGCTGCGATGGGCTCTGGTGCGCGCGTGCCGCTTCCAGGTGGGAATCCGCGTCCACACGCGCGGGATGACCATGGACGAGGCGATCGCTCTGTTCATGCAGCACGCGCACATGGAGGAGGCCAACGCGGAGCGCGAGGCCTACCGCGCCGCCTTCGACCCGACCTACATCGTCTACACGCTCGGCGCGCTCCAGATCCGCAAGCTGCGTGACGACGTCGCGCGCGCGGAAGGGCCGGGCTTCGATTTGGCCAGGTTCCATGCGCGCATCCTCTCGCAGGGGGCTCTTCCGGTCGCGCTCCTGAGGCGAATCCTGCTCCGCGACAGCGGCCCGACGCTGTAG
- a CDS encoding NAD(P) transhydrogenase subunit alpha, whose product MIEALLNDLTIFILAIFIGYEIISKVPVILHTPLMSGTNAIHGIVLVGAMLVAGAPQGPLVTVLGFLAVVLGTINVVGGFLVTDRMLRMFSAKTPGGR is encoded by the coding sequence GTGATCGAGGCGCTGCTCAACGACCTCACCATCTTCATCCTCGCCATCTTCATCGGCTATGAAATCATCTCCAAGGTGCCCGTGATCCTTCACACCCCGCTCATGTCGGGCACGAACGCGATCCACGGAATCGTTCTCGTGGGAGCCATGCTGGTCGCGGGAGCGCCCCAAGGGCCGCTCGTGACCGTCCTGGGCTTTCTCGCGGTCGTCCTCGGAACGATCAACGTGGTCGGAGGGTTCCTCGTCACCGACCGGATGCTCCGGATGTTCTCGGCCAAGACCCCGGGCGGACGCTGA
- a CDS encoding Re/Si-specific NAD(P)(+) transhydrogenase subunit alpha → MKVGIPKEIGPGERRVALTPDSVRRIKTAGYDVHVEAGAGAGAFIPDAKFQEAGAGIATNTADLWSRSEIVLKIQPPLPNPSLHLHEADLLAEGSTLICMLRPLSHIDTVRMLAKRRVTSFSMDMMPRTTRAQPMDALSSMSTLAGYKAVLIAGDTLPRLFPMLVTAAGTVAPSRVLIVGAGVAGLQAIATARRLGAVVEAYDVRPAVKEEVESLGATFVGPRLEASEAQDEQGYAKPLSAEAQRKGMELLGERIAHADVIITTARVPGMPAPRLISTDQVARMKPGSVVVDLAADMGGNCELTQPGETVVRHDVTIHGPVRLASTVPVHATQMYSKNITSFLLHITKDGTLTPDWSDDITKGTCVTRDGQIVHPATRARAEGTLAAAGSPARSPQ, encoded by the coding sequence ATGAAGGTCGGCATCCCGAAGGAGATCGGACCGGGCGAACGTCGCGTCGCCCTCACGCCCGATTCGGTCCGCCGAATCAAGACCGCCGGCTACGACGTCCACGTCGAGGCGGGGGCGGGGGCGGGCGCCTTCATTCCCGACGCCAAATTTCAGGAGGCGGGCGCGGGCATTGCCACGAACACGGCGGACCTCTGGTCCCGTTCGGAGATCGTCCTCAAGATCCAGCCGCCGCTTCCGAACCCCTCGCTGCACCTTCACGAAGCGGATCTCCTCGCGGAAGGCTCCACCCTCATTTGCATGCTCCGTCCGTTGAGCCACATCGATACGGTGCGGATGCTCGCCAAGCGACGCGTGACCAGCTTCAGCATGGATATGATGCCGCGCACCACGCGCGCGCAGCCGATGGACGCGCTTTCCTCGATGAGCACCCTGGCGGGCTACAAGGCGGTCCTCATCGCGGGCGACACGCTGCCGCGACTCTTTCCCATGCTTGTGACCGCGGCCGGAACGGTCGCCCCCTCGCGCGTTCTCATCGTGGGGGCCGGAGTCGCGGGTCTCCAAGCGATCGCGACGGCGCGGAGGCTGGGCGCCGTCGTCGAGGCCTACGATGTCCGGCCCGCCGTGAAGGAGGAGGTGGAGAGCCTGGGGGCGACCTTCGTGGGACCCCGGCTCGAAGCGAGCGAGGCGCAGGACGAGCAGGGCTACGCCAAGCCGCTCTCCGCCGAAGCGCAGCGCAAAGGGATGGAGCTTCTCGGGGAGCGAATTGCCCACGCCGATGTCATCATCACGACCGCCCGCGTTCCGGGGATGCCGGCGCCGCGGCTCATCTCGACCGATCAAGTCGCGAGGATGAAGCCGGGATCGGTCGTTGTGGACCTGGCGGCGGACATGGGCGGAAACTGCGAGCTGACTCAACCAGGGGAAACCGTCGTGCGCCACGACGTGACGATCCACGGCCCGGTGCGGCTCGCGAGCACGGTGCCGGTGCACGCGACGCAGATGTATTCCAAGAACATCACGAGCTTCCTCCTCCATATCACGAAGGATGGAACCCTCACCCCCGATTGGTCGGACGACATCACCAAGGGGACCTGCGTGACCCGCGACGGGCAGATCGTTCATCCGGCGACGCGGGCGCGGGCGGAAGGGACGCTCGCGGCGGCCGGGTCTCCGGCGAGGAGCCCGCAGTGA
- a CDS encoding sulfite exporter TauE/SafE family protein produces MRTSVMPFVFGLLAGALGGLMGVGGGILLVPLLVHLVHVEQHEAQGTSLAFITVTALVAAIPYFLQGNLDFALALYLAVGAVPGVLAGAALARKLTARKLRQAFGILILATAVRILVAAPSHADAHRVWAPPWNILLGAVVGALGGLLGVGGGTILVPILVLGQRIPQHVAQGVSLLMILPTGIVGALSHARHGHVVRALLPGLMAGGAAGALLGALLAHRIEASFLSRLFALFLVPVSAQMIFGRRRDNVPCPSERSGGSLQ; encoded by the coding sequence ATGCGGACGAGCGTCATGCCGTTTGTCTTCGGGCTTCTGGCCGGCGCCCTGGGCGGGCTCATGGGCGTCGGGGGTGGGATTCTGCTCGTCCCGCTCCTCGTCCACCTCGTTCACGTGGAGCAGCACGAGGCCCAGGGGACCTCGCTCGCGTTCATTACGGTGACCGCGCTGGTCGCCGCCATCCCTTACTTCCTTCAGGGAAATCTCGATTTCGCCCTCGCGCTCTACCTCGCCGTGGGAGCGGTCCCCGGCGTGCTGGCGGGAGCCGCGCTCGCCCGGAAGCTGACCGCGCGAAAGCTGCGTCAGGCGTTCGGCATCCTGATCCTCGCCACGGCGGTCCGGATCCTGGTCGCGGCGCCGTCGCACGCGGACGCGCACCGCGTCTGGGCCCCTCCCTGGAACATCCTGCTCGGCGCCGTCGTTGGAGCCCTGGGCGGCCTGCTCGGGGTCGGAGGCGGCACGATCCTCGTCCCGATCCTGGTGCTCGGTCAGCGCATCCCCCAACACGTCGCGCAGGGGGTCTCGCTGCTCATGATCCTTCCGACCGGGATCGTCGGGGCTCTGAGCCACGCCCGTCACGGCCACGTCGTCCGGGCACTCCTGCCTGGGTTGATGGCGGGGGGAGCCGCGGGCGCCCTGCTCGGCGCGCTCCTCGCGCATCGCATCGAGGCCTCGTTCCTATCGAGGCTCTTCGCGCTCTTCCTCGTGCCGGTCTCCGCCCAGATGATTTTCGGCCGACGGCGTGATAACGTCCCGTGTCCATCCGAACGCTCAGGAGGATCGCTGCAATGA
- a CDS encoding DinB family protein, whose amino-acid sequence MKRFPSARRTRSRRIAITPEVRAYVRKIDAYRAGRNPIGLMKTAPAKFARAVAGLSAAQMRRRPSRGKWSIIEILGHLHDTEVVYGYRYRLSLSQPGSDILGYDQARWADELRHRRSKAKRLLEQIRILREGNLDAVLRVPRRSWKRYGMHSERGKETVQRTLELIAGHDLNHIDQIRAIRNKYGW is encoded by the coding sequence GTGAAACGATTCCCAAGCGCGCGCCGGACCCGATCGCGCCGCATCGCGATCACGCCGGAGGTTCGCGCCTATGTGAGAAAGATCGACGCCTACCGTGCGGGCCGCAATCCGATAGGTCTGATGAAGACCGCGCCCGCCAAATTCGCGCGGGCCGTCGCCGGGCTGAGCGCGGCTCAAATGCGACGGCGGCCCTCGCGGGGCAAGTGGAGCATCATCGAGATCCTCGGGCATCTCCACGACACGGAGGTCGTATACGGCTATCGGTATCGGCTTTCGCTTTCCCAGCCCGGCTCGGACATTCTGGGCTACGACCAGGCGCGCTGGGCGGACGAGCTTCGCCACCGCCGGAGCAAGGCGAAGCGGCTGCTCGAACAGATACGGATTCTACGCGAGGGGAATCTCGATGCGGTCCTGCGCGTGCCGCGTCGTTCCTGGAAGCGTTACGGCATGCACAGCGAGCGGGGTAAGGAGACCGTGCAAAGGACGCTCGAGCTGATCGCCGGCCACGACCTGAACCACATCGACCAGATTCGGGCGATCAGGAACAAATACGGCTGGTAG
- a CDS encoding HAMP domain-containing histidine kinase: MVNLPPIKPSRLLWTLLFLGALLVLVNGTVIYAIQTAHHFLDEELGKRFEATAHTAALLIRSDQLDALFPVGADSLRADFDVAMDSVEAAETVRDQWRRLAGGAGASNIILLDPDHQVVLALRQSTSSNVSRATLDEAAFARAMIGEAAHSRLFEEGDTYLKAGYAPVIQYDGRIVGAVVVEGGSSAFRPLEQVKASLYGAAFLASILVVLVGLGYVRTQARLARVEERMNHADLLATVGQVAAGVAHEIRNPLAVLRGASSRLQKLEHLSAGERKELLAMLEEEVHRMGNVVQNFLDLSRRPDTEATIFVLRPVLERSMEIINVELSRCGVRSAVRWEAEDGVCIRGRPQAMHHLFLNLALNARDAMPEGGELTILVQARKSELRIYFQDSGPGVPRTIRSRIFEPFFTTRAEGTGLGLAFVERIVLEHGGTISVGASPSGGAQFRIILPIET, translated from the coding sequence ATGGTCAATTTGCCTCCCATCAAACCATCTCGCCTCCTGTGGACCCTGCTGTTCCTCGGGGCGCTCCTCGTGCTCGTCAACGGGACTGTGATTTACGCGATCCAGACGGCCCACCATTTTCTGGATGAAGAGCTGGGGAAGCGTTTCGAGGCGACCGCCCATACAGCCGCCCTGCTGATCCGGTCGGACCAGCTCGACGCGCTCTTTCCCGTGGGCGCCGACTCCCTGCGGGCCGATTTCGACGTGGCGATGGACTCGGTCGAGGCGGCGGAGACCGTGCGGGACCAGTGGCGTCGGCTCGCCGGCGGGGCGGGAGCCTCGAACATCATTCTGCTCGACCCCGATCATCAGGTCGTGCTCGCGTTGCGGCAATCCACGTCGAGCAACGTGAGCCGGGCCACCCTCGACGAAGCCGCGTTCGCGCGCGCGATGATCGGGGAAGCGGCCCACTCCCGGCTCTTCGAGGAAGGGGACACCTATCTCAAGGCCGGCTACGCCCCGGTGATCCAGTACGATGGACGCATCGTGGGCGCGGTGGTGGTCGAGGGGGGGTCCAGCGCCTTCCGCCCGCTCGAGCAGGTGAAGGCGTCTCTCTACGGGGCCGCGTTTCTCGCATCGATCCTGGTCGTGCTCGTCGGGCTGGGCTACGTGCGGACGCAAGCGCGGCTGGCCCGGGTCGAGGAGCGGATGAACCACGCGGACCTCCTCGCCACCGTCGGGCAGGTCGCGGCCGGAGTGGCTCACGAGATCCGCAATCCTCTGGCCGTGCTTCGCGGCGCTTCGTCGCGGTTGCAGAAGCTGGAGCATCTTTCCGCCGGGGAGCGGAAAGAGCTCCTCGCCATGCTCGAGGAGGAAGTTCACCGCATGGGGAACGTCGTCCAGAACTTTCTCGATCTCTCCCGCCGCCCCGACACCGAAGCCACGATCTTCGTCCTGCGCCCGGTTCTCGAGCGTTCGATGGAGATCATCAACGTGGAGCTCTCGCGGTGCGGCGTCCGCTCGGCGGTGCGCTGGGAAGCCGAGGATGGGGTTTGCATCCGAGGGCGGCCGCAGGCCATGCACCATCTCTTCCTGAATCTCGCGCTCAACGCGCGGGACGCGATGCCCGAGGGAGGGGAGCTCACGATCCTGGTTCAAGCACGAAAGTCCGAACTGCGGATATACTTTCAGGACAGCGGCCCCGGAGTTCCTCGGACCATCCGCTCGAGGATCTTCGAGCCGTTCTTCACCACGCGGGCCGAGGGGACCGGCCTCGGCCTGGCCTTTGTGGAGCGGATCGTGCTCGAGCACGGCGGGACGATTTCCGTCGGCGCGTCACCTAGCGGCGGCGCCCAATTCCGGATCATTCTTCCGATCGAGACCTGA
- a CDS encoding NAD(P)(+) transhydrogenase (Re/Si-specific) subunit beta → MSLPHLPPNAIRVVYLIASVLFIIGIKQLSSPKSARNGNLLASIGMLLAIVATLLDRQILSYGTIFAGIVLGGLIGTIAAARVAMTAMPQMVALFNGSGGGAAAIVSSLEYLRFARAGLSVPPVSGVTILLGALIGAISFTGSIVAFGKLQGLVTERAVTYPLQKPLNFVLFLGILAVSVWLAVTGRPDPMVYAWFAAAALLFGVLFVIPIGGGDMPVVISLLNSFTGLATAATGFSLHNHVLIISGTLVGASGTLLTYLMCKAMNRPITNVLFGAFGAGGKGAGPAAARAGAAAGKAVREVSVEDAATMLAYARSVIVIPGYGLAVAQAQHSVRELADILKSRGVDVKYAIHPVAGRMPGHMNVLLAEANVPYPELYDLEAINPEFERADVALIIGANDVVNPAARNDPSSPIYGMPILDADKAKHIIILKRSLKPGFAGIENELFYNPNAMMLFGDAKDSVARLVHAVKTA, encoded by the coding sequence GTGTCCCTCCCGCATCTTCCGCCGAACGCCATACGCGTCGTCTACCTGATCGCCTCCGTCCTGTTCATCATCGGGATCAAGCAGCTCAGCTCCCCGAAATCGGCGCGGAACGGAAACCTCCTCGCCTCCATCGGAATGCTCCTCGCCATCGTGGCGACCCTGCTGGACCGCCAGATTCTGAGCTACGGGACGATCTTCGCCGGAATCGTTCTCGGCGGCTTGATCGGCACGATCGCCGCAGCCCGGGTTGCGATGACGGCGATGCCGCAGATGGTGGCGCTCTTCAATGGATCGGGAGGGGGCGCCGCGGCGATCGTCTCGAGCCTCGAGTATCTCCGTTTCGCGCGGGCGGGGCTTTCGGTTCCGCCCGTAAGCGGCGTCACGATTCTCCTGGGCGCCCTAATCGGCGCCATCTCATTCACCGGCAGCATCGTCGCCTTCGGGAAGCTCCAGGGTCTCGTGACCGAACGCGCGGTGACCTATCCGCTTCAGAAGCCCCTCAATTTCGTACTCTTCCTCGGTATCCTCGCCGTCTCGGTCTGGCTTGCCGTGACGGGCCGGCCGGACCCGATGGTCTATGCATGGTTCGCCGCGGCGGCGCTCCTGTTCGGCGTGCTGTTCGTCATTCCGATCGGCGGCGGAGACATGCCGGTCGTCATCTCGCTCTTGAACTCCTTCACGGGACTCGCGACCGCGGCCACGGGCTTTTCGCTCCACAACCACGTCCTCATCATCAGCGGGACGCTCGTCGGCGCCTCGGGCACCCTCCTTACCTACCTCATGTGCAAGGCCATGAACCGTCCGATCACGAACGTGCTCTTCGGCGCGTTCGGTGCCGGGGGGAAAGGGGCGGGGCCGGCCGCCGCGCGCGCGGGCGCCGCGGCGGGCAAGGCTGTGCGCGAGGTTTCGGTGGAAGACGCGGCGACCATGCTCGCGTACGCGCGATCGGTCATCGTGATCCCGGGCTATGGCCTCGCGGTCGCACAGGCGCAGCACAGCGTCCGCGAGCTCGCGGATATCCTGAAATCGCGCGGTGTCGACGTGAAATACGCGATCCATCCGGTCGCGGGGCGCATGCCGGGGCACATGAACGTGCTCCTCGCGGAGGCGAACGTGCCTTACCCGGAGCTCTACGACCTCGAAGCGATCAATCCCGAGTTCGAGCGCGCGGACGTGGCGCTGATCATCGGCGCCAACGACGTCGTGAACCCCGCGGCACGGAACGATCCTTCGAGCCCGATCTATGGGATGCCGATCCTGGACGCGGACAAGGCGAAGCACATCATTATCCTGAAACGGAGCTTGAAGCCCGGCTTCGCGGGAATCGAGAACGAGCTTTTCTACAACCCAAACGCGATGATGCTTTTCGGGGACGCCAAGGATTCCGTCGCGAGGCTGGTTCACGCGGTCAAGACGGCGTAA